In one Sphingomonas sanguinis genomic region, the following are encoded:
- the murD gene encoding UDP-N-acetylmuramoyl-L-alanine--D-glutamate ligase, which produces MIVASDWAGKRYAVLGLARSGAATVSALLQGGASVVAWDSDPAKRGAFAAHDRLSIAPLDDLSGFDALVVSPGVPLNTHPLAAAARAAGVPVIGDIELFAQARKDLPPHKVVGITGTNGKSTTTALVHHILKTAGVPTLMGGNIGLPILGQEPLPEGGVYVLELSSYQIDLTQSLDCDVAVLLNITPDHLDRYDGFEGYAASKARLFSMQSAGRNAVVDVVSAADHDALGGSKGLVASFIEDAFDFKPIDDREQREWPALQGPHNRHNARAAVEVCDILGLDVETIRTGLRTYASLPHRMQYVATRNGVAFVNDSKATNPESTAPALAAFSRVHWIVGGKRKGDDLDACAAHLDHVVAAYTIGEAAPLFFDLLKDKVPVVERSGTLETAVAHAAAAAQPGDTVLLSPACASFDQFRDYEARGDAFRAAVEALA; this is translated from the coding sequence ATGATCGTCGCCAGCGACTGGGCGGGGAAACGTTACGCGGTGCTGGGGCTCGCACGCTCCGGCGCCGCGACCGTTTCGGCGCTGTTGCAGGGCGGGGCGAGCGTAGTGGCGTGGGACAGCGATCCCGCCAAGCGCGGGGCCTTTGCCGCGCATGACCGGCTGAGCATCGCGCCGCTCGACGACCTGTCGGGCTTCGACGCGCTGGTCGTGTCGCCGGGTGTGCCGCTCAACACGCACCCGCTGGCCGCCGCCGCGCGGGCGGCGGGCGTGCCGGTGATCGGCGATATCGAGCTGTTTGCACAAGCCCGCAAAGACCTGCCGCCGCACAAGGTTGTCGGCATCACCGGCACCAACGGCAAGTCGACCACGACCGCGCTGGTCCACCACATCCTGAAGACGGCGGGCGTGCCGACCCTGATGGGCGGCAATATCGGCCTGCCGATCCTGGGCCAGGAGCCTCTGCCCGAGGGTGGCGTCTATGTGCTGGAGCTGTCCAGCTATCAGATCGACCTGACGCAGAGCCTGGATTGCGACGTTGCGGTGCTGCTCAACATCACGCCCGACCATCTCGACCGCTATGACGGGTTCGAGGGGTACGCAGCTTCCAAGGCGCGGCTGTTTTCGATGCAGTCGGCCGGGCGTAATGCGGTGGTCGATGTCGTCTCTGCAGCCGATCATGATGCTTTGGGCGGCTCAAAGGGCTTAGTCGCGAGCTTTATTGAGGATGCTTTCGACTTCAAGCCTATCGACGATCGCGAACAGCGCGAGTGGCCTGCTTTGCAGGGACCACATAACCGGCATAACGCCCGTGCCGCCGTCGAGGTATGCGATATTCTGGGCCTTGATGTGGAGACTATTCGGACGGGTCTGCGCACCTATGCCAGCCTGCCGCACCGGATGCAGTATGTCGCGACCCGGAACGGCGTGGCGTTCGTCAACGACTCCAAGGCGACCAACCCCGAATCCACCGCGCCCGCACTGGCGGCGTTCTCCCGCGTCCACTGGATCGTCGGCGGCAAGCGCAAGGGCGACGATCTTGACGCCTGCGCCGCCCATCTGGACCATGTCGTCGCGGCCTATACCATCGGCGAGGCCGCGCCGCTGTTCTTCGACCTGTTGAAGGACAAGGTGCCCGTGGTCGAGCGGTCGGGCACGCTGGAGACAGCGGTTGCCCATGCGGCTGCCGCAGCGCAGCCCGGCGACACGGTGTTGCTGTCCCCGGCCTGCGCCAGCTTCGACCAGTTTCGCGATTACGAAGCGCGGGGCGACGCCTTCCGCGCGGCGGTGGAGGCTCTGGCATGA
- the murC gene encoding UDP-N-acetylmuramate--L-alanine ligase: protein MKGVATDIGTIHFVGIGGIGMSGIAEVMKNLGYRVQGSDVAEGYVVQGLRDKGIPVAIGHAADNLGDAAVVVTSTAITRSNPEVEAALERRIPVVRRAEMLAELMRLKSTVAVAGTHGKTTTTSMVAALLDAGGVDPTVINGGIINSYGSNARLGASDWMVVEADESDGSFLRLDGTIAVVTNIDPEHLDHYGSFDRVKDAFVEFVENVPFYGAALLCLDHPEVQNILPRVRDRRVVTYGFSAQADVRGVNVTPIPGGNRFEAIIRNRDGSSRSIEGIELPMPGRHNVQNALAAIGVALELGIDDATIQQGFSQFGGVKRRFTKVGEIAVDGGTATVIDDYGHHPVEIRAVLAAAREGARGRVIAVVQPHRFTRLGNLMEEFQTAFNDADRVLVTPVFAAGEQPIEGVDAQALVEGLKRRGHRSTATVADADALAEELAGSIRADDMIVCLGAGDITKWAAGLASAIEARR, encoded by the coding sequence ATGAAGGGCGTCGCCACGGATATCGGCACGATCCATTTCGTCGGCATCGGCGGCATCGGCATGTCGGGTATTGCCGAGGTGATGAAGAATCTCGGCTACCGGGTGCAGGGCTCCGACGTGGCCGAGGGTTATGTGGTGCAAGGGCTGCGCGACAAGGGCATTCCGGTTGCGATCGGCCATGCCGCCGACAATCTGGGCGATGCGGCGGTGGTCGTCACCTCGACCGCGATCACCCGATCGAACCCCGAAGTCGAAGCGGCCCTGGAACGTCGCATCCCCGTGGTGCGCCGTGCCGAGATGCTGGCCGAACTGATGCGGTTGAAGTCCACCGTCGCGGTGGCGGGTACGCATGGCAAGACCACGACCACCTCGATGGTCGCGGCGCTGCTGGATGCGGGCGGGGTGGATCCGACCGTCATCAATGGCGGCATCATCAACAGCTATGGCTCGAACGCGCGCCTGGGCGCCAGCGACTGGATGGTCGTCGAGGCGGACGAGAGCGACGGCAGCTTCCTGCGCCTCGACGGCACGATCGCGGTCGTGACCAATATCGATCCCGAGCATCTCGACCATTATGGCTCGTTCGACCGGGTGAAGGACGCGTTCGTCGAGTTCGTCGAGAATGTCCCCTTCTACGGCGCGGCCTTGCTCTGCCTCGACCACCCGGAGGTGCAGAACATCCTGCCGCGCGTGCGCGACCGGCGCGTCGTGACCTATGGCTTTTCGGCGCAGGCGGACGTGCGCGGCGTCAATGTCACGCCGATTCCCGGCGGCAACCGGTTCGAGGCGATCATCCGCAACCGCGACGGCTCCAGCCGTTCGATCGAGGGGATCGAGCTGCCCATGCCCGGCCGTCACAATGTCCAGAACGCGCTGGCTGCGATCGGCGTGGCGCTGGAACTGGGCATCGACGATGCGACCATCCAACAGGGCTTCAGCCAGTTCGGCGGCGTCAAGCGCCGCTTCACCAAGGTCGGCGAGATCGCGGTCGATGGCGGCACGGCGACCGTGATCGACGATTACGGCCATCACCCGGTCGAGATCCGTGCCGTGCTGGCCGCCGCGCGTGAAGGCGCACGTGGTCGTGTGATCGCGGTGGTGCAGCCGCACCGCTTCACCCGGCTCGGCAATCTGATGGAGGAGTTCCAGACCGCCTTCAACGATGCCGATCGCGTGCTGGTGACGCCGGTCTTCGCGGCGGGAGAGCAGCCGATCGAGGGCGTCGACGCGCAGGCGCTGGTCGAGGGGCTGAAGCGGCGCGGGCATCGCTCGACCGCGACGGTCGCCGACGCCGATGCGCTGGCCGAGGAACTGGCAGGCTCGATCCGCGCGGACGACATGATCGTCTGCCTGGGCGCGGGCGACATCACCAAATGGGCGGCGGGCCTGGCGAGCGCCATCGAGGCGCGCCGATGA
- the murB gene encoding UDP-N-acetylmuramate dehydrogenase, which yields MNLPDTAGRLTHAAPLAPLVWFKAGGAAEYLLEPKDTDDLSAFLRALGADTPVMALGLGSNLIVRDGGVPGVVIRLGKPFSYARAGEGHLITCGGGTSGILVSSNARDAGIGGLEFLRSIPGTVGGFVRMNGGAYGREVADVLVSATVVRRDGTVETVGIVDLEYTYRHSNLTDGTVVVEATFRGHAAEPADIQAEMDRIAAAREASQPLRSKTGGSTFKNPDGHKAWALVDAAGCRGLTLGDAQVSEKHCNFLLNLGNATAAEIEALGEDVRARVKAQSGVCLEWEIQRVGIAK from the coding sequence ATGAACCTGCCCGACACCGCCGGTCGATTGACGCACGCCGCGCCGCTGGCGCCGCTCGTGTGGTTCAAGGCGGGCGGAGCGGCCGAATATCTGCTGGAGCCCAAGGACACGGATGACCTGTCGGCGTTCCTGCGGGCGCTCGGGGCCGACACGCCCGTCATGGCGCTGGGCCTCGGTTCCAATCTGATCGTGCGCGACGGCGGCGTGCCGGGCGTCGTGATCCGGCTCGGCAAGCCGTTCAGCTATGCGCGGGCCGGGGAGGGGCACCTCATCACCTGTGGCGGCGGCACCTCGGGCATCCTGGTCTCGTCCAACGCGCGCGATGCGGGCATTGGCGGGTTGGAGTTTCTGCGCTCGATCCCCGGCACGGTCGGCGGCTTCGTGCGGATGAACGGCGGCGCCTATGGCCGCGAGGTGGCGGACGTGCTGGTCTCCGCCACGGTTGTGCGTCGCGACGGCACGGTCGAGACGGTGGGGATCGTCGATCTGGAATATACCTATCGCCACTCCAACCTGACCGACGGCACGGTGGTGGTCGAGGCGACCTTTCGGGGCCATGCCGCCGAACCTGCCGACATCCAGGCCGAGATGGACCGCATCGCCGCTGCGCGTGAGGCGTCGCAGCCGCTGCGGTCCAAGACCGGCGGCTCGACCTTCAAGAATCCGGACGGGCACAAGGCTTGGGCGCTGGTCGATGCGGCGGGCTGTCGCGGGCTGACGCTGGGCGACGCGCAGGTGTCGGAAAAGCATTGCAATTTCCTGCTCAACCTCGGCAACGCCACGGCGGCGGAGATCGAGGCGCTGGGCGAGGATGTGCGCGCCCGCGTGAAGGCGCAGTCGGGCGTTTGCCTCGAATGGGAAATACAAAGAGTGGGAATCGCGAAGTGA
- a CDS encoding D-alanine--D-alanine ligase → MTDNLHIAVLMGGWSAERPVSLMSGAGVADALERNGHRVTRIDMDRDLAARLTQAKPDIVFNALHGSPGEDGTVQGMLDLMGIPYTHSGLATSVIAIDKVLTKQALVPHGIPMPGGRIVKSEDLFAADPLPRPYVLKPVNEGSSVGVAIVTDTSNHGQPIARDAAGPWGEFEELLAEPYIRGRELTTAVLGNRALGVTELKPKNGWYDFDAKYTDGLTEHVCPAQIPDEIAEACKSLALEAHRILGCRGASRSDFRWDDERGVDGLFLLEVNTQPGMTPLSLVPEQGRHVGMDYDTLVQAIVDEAIAWYKDQAG, encoded by the coding sequence GTGACCGACAATCTGCATATCGCGGTTCTGATGGGCGGCTGGTCGGCGGAGCGGCCGGTGTCGCTGATGTCCGGGGCGGGCGTCGCCGACGCGCTGGAGCGAAACGGCCACCGCGTTACCCGGATCGACATGGACCGCGACCTTGCGGCCAGGCTGACGCAAGCCAAGCCCGATATCGTCTTCAACGCACTGCACGGTTCACCCGGCGAGGACGGCACGGTGCAGGGCATGCTCGACCTGATGGGCATTCCGTACACCCATTCGGGCCTCGCCACCTCGGTCATCGCGATCGACAAGGTGCTGACCAAGCAGGCGCTCGTGCCGCACGGCATTCCGATGCCCGGCGGCCGCATCGTGAAGTCGGAGGATCTGTTCGCCGCCGATCCGCTGCCGCGCCCCTATGTGCTCAAGCCCGTGAACGAGGGTTCCTCGGTCGGCGTCGCGATCGTCACCGACACCAGCAACCATGGCCAGCCCATTGCGCGCGATGCCGCCGGTCCCTGGGGCGAGTTTGAGGAATTGCTGGCCGAGCCCTATATCCGGGGCCGCGAGCTGACCACCGCCGTGCTGGGCAACCGTGCGCTGGGCGTGACCGAGTTGAAGCCCAAGAATGGCTGGTACGACTTCGACGCGAAGTACACCGACGGCCTTACCGAGCATGTCTGCCCCGCGCAGATTCCCGACGAGATCGCCGAGGCGTGCAAGTCGCTGGCGCTGGAGGCGCATCGCATCCTGGGCTGTCGCGGTGCCTCGCGCTCCGACTTCCGCTGGGATGACGAGCGCGGGGTCGACGGGCTGTTCCTGCTGGAGGTCAACACCCAGCCGGGTATGACCCCGCTCAGCCTGGTGCCCGAACAGGGCCGCCATGTCGGCATGGATTACGACACGCTGGTTCAGGCGATCGTGGACGAGGCGATCGCTTGGTACAAGGATCAGGCGGGATGA
- a CDS encoding cell division protein FtsQ/DivIB — MSRTIKRGPPPRRPAPRRRQPVKRVTLAQRLLAKVPVSEETIKKAVTWTILGGAGAAVLAVATYVGVPGMIGTAIAEQAGHAGFRVQQIEVTGLKRMDRMTVYAVALDQQSRAMPLVNLEDVRAKLLRYGWIKDAHVSRRLPDTLLVDIEERTPAAVWQDNGQLTLIDAGGVLLEPVRAEAMPDLPLIIGPGANLQEPAYQALLSAAPALKPRVKAATWIGNRRWDITFDSGETLALPEDGAGAALMKFAAMDGSRPLLGRGWLRFDMRDPAKLVARKPGLNQNHALADPAKAGDVAGDPASGNDADGNDAGGAASEGAAAPGAVQG; from the coding sequence ATGAGCCGGACGATCAAGCGCGGCCCCCCCCCGCGCCGTCCGGCGCCCCGCCGCCGCCAGCCGGTCAAGCGCGTCACGCTGGCGCAGCGCCTGCTGGCCAAGGTGCCGGTCAGCGAGGAGACGATCAAGAAGGCCGTCACCTGGACGATCCTGGGCGGCGCGGGCGCGGCGGTGCTGGCGGTCGCGACCTATGTCGGCGTGCCCGGCATGATCGGTACCGCGATCGCCGAACAGGCGGGCCATGCCGGGTTCCGCGTCCAGCAGATCGAGGTGACGGGCCTGAAGCGCATGGACCGGATGACCGTCTATGCCGTCGCGCTCGACCAGCAGAGCCGGGCGATGCCGCTGGTCAATCTGGAAGACGTGCGTGCCAAGCTGCTCCGCTATGGCTGGATCAAGGACGCGCATGTCTCGCGCCGTCTGCCCGACACGCTGCTCGTCGATATCGAGGAGCGGACCCCGGCGGCAGTGTGGCAGGATAACGGCCAGCTGACCCTGATCGACGCGGGCGGCGTGCTGCTGGAGCCGGTACGGGCCGAGGCGATGCCCGACCTGCCGCTGATCATCGGGCCGGGCGCCAATCTGCAGGAACCGGCCTATCAGGCGTTGCTGTCCGCTGCGCCCGCGCTGAAACCCCGTGTCAAGGCAGCGACCTGGATCGGCAATCGCCGCTGGGACATCACCTTCGACAGCGGCGAGACGCTGGCGCTGCCCGAGGACGGGGCGGGGGCGGCGTTGATGAAGTTCGCCGCGATGGACGGCTCGCGGCCGCTGCTCGGGCGCGGCTGGCTGCGCTTTGACATGCGCGACCCCGCAAAGCTGGTTGCGCGAAAGCCCGGTTTGAATCAGAATCATGCGCTTGCCGATCCGGCCAAGGCCGGGGATGTGGCAGGCGATCCCGCGTCCGGGAATGACGCGGATGGTAATGACGCGGGCGGGGCGGCGTCCGAAGGGGCGGCGGCTCCGGGGGCAGTACAGGGGTAG
- a CDS encoding FtsW/RodA/SpoVE family cell cycle protein, with translation MKERASKATPRPGLIGSIKGRGGRGDRSPLGTWFWDIDRVLLLLTLFLIAIGLIAVAAASPATAMRYSGEHRKFAPLYYFWRQVMWVGVSLPVLFAVSMLPVVTARRMAVLGTGVLIAILAVTPFIGVEINGARRWIGFGFAQFQPSEFLKPMFVVTTAWLLSLKARERDLPATLITMGLTGLVAGLLMMQPDFGQTIVFCVIWAALLMISGTPMRIMLGLAAMVPVGLTAAYMFYSVARNRINAFLFPDVDGEGAADHFQVNAAHNTLTAGGWTGTGPGGGTAKFGLPEAHTDYIFSVIGEEFGLIACSIIALVFLAIVVRVFVKLLDEQDEFKLYAASGLAVQFGAQALISMAVNTGLAPSKGMTLPFISYGGSSMIALSIGMGLLLAFTRRNPFLTRSPYVVRWSGQ, from the coding sequence ATGAAAGAGCGTGCATCCAAAGCCACCCCGCGCCCCGGCCTGATCGGATCGATCAAGGGCCGGGGCGGGCGTGGCGACCGCTCGCCGCTGGGTACCTGGTTCTGGGATATCGACCGGGTGTTGCTGCTGCTCACCCTGTTCCTGATCGCGATTGGCCTGATCGCAGTCGCGGCCGCCAGCCCGGCCACGGCGATGCGCTATTCGGGCGAGCATCGGAAGTTCGCGCCGCTTTATTATTTCTGGCGACAGGTGATGTGGGTCGGCGTCTCGCTGCCCGTGCTGTTCGCCGTGTCGATGCTGCCCGTCGTGACCGCGCGGCGCATGGCGGTGCTGGGGACGGGCGTGCTGATCGCGATCCTGGCGGTCACGCCCTTTATCGGGGTGGAGATCAACGGCGCGCGGCGCTGGATAGGCTTCGGTTTCGCGCAGTTCCAGCCGTCCGAATTCCTGAAGCCGATGTTCGTCGTGACGACCGCCTGGCTCCTGTCGCTCAAGGCCAGGGAGCGCGATCTGCCCGCCACGCTGATCACCATGGGGCTGACCGGGTTGGTCGCCGGACTGTTGATGATGCAGCCGGATTTCGGCCAGACCATCGTCTTCTGCGTGATCTGGGCGGCGCTGCTGATGATCTCCGGCACCCCGATGCGGATCATGCTGGGGCTCGCCGCCATGGTGCCGGTCGGGCTGACGGCGGCCTATATGTTCTACAGCGTGGCGCGGAACCGCATCAACGCATTCCTCTTCCCCGATGTCGACGGCGAGGGCGCGGCCGACCACTTCCAGGTCAATGCCGCCCACAACACCCTGACCGCGGGGGGCTGGACCGGGACCGGGCCGGGCGGGGGCACCGCCAAGTTCGGCCTGCCGGAGGCGCATACCGACTATATCTTCTCGGTGATCGGCGAGGAGTTCGGGCTGATCGCCTGCTCGATCATCGCGCTCGTCTTCCTGGCGATCGTGGTGCGCGTGTTCGTGAAGCTGCTTGACGAACAGGACGAGTTCAAGCTCTACGCGGCCTCCGGGCTGGCGGTGCAGTTCGGCGCGCAGGCGCTGATTTCGATGGCGGTGAATACGGGGCTGGCCCCGTCCAAGGGGATGACCCTGCCGTTCATCAGCTATGGCGGCTCGTCGATGATCGCGCTGTCGATCGGGATGGGGTTGTTGCTGGCATTCACCCGGCGCAATCCGTTCCTGACGCGCAGCCCCTATGTAGTCAGGTGGAGCGGGCAATGA
- the mraY gene encoding phospho-N-acetylmuramoyl-pentapeptide-transferase, with protein MLYWIAEHLGFPGLLNLIRYQSFRTGATVATALFIGLIIGPRFIGWLRVRQGKGQPIRADGPQTHLAKRGTPTMGGLMILTSMTLSILIWMNVFNPFVWACLFVTLGFGAIGFLDDYDKVRKASTAGVSGKTRLLLEFAIAGVAAWIIMGQNGPHLYLPFTSRMYIDLGYFYPLFAAFTIVAFGNAVNLTDGLDGLATMPVIIASVAFMVIVYLAGNVKFADYLGIPHVPGAGELAIFCGAVVGAGLAFLWFNAPPAAVFMGDTGSLALGGALGTIAVVAHHEIVLGIIGGLFVVEAMSVIIQVFFYKRTGKRVFRMAPIHHHFEQLGWSEPTVVIRFWIIAFVLALAGLSTLKLR; from the coding sequence ATGCTGTACTGGATCGCGGAGCATCTCGGGTTTCCGGGGCTTCTCAACCTCATCCGTTACCAGTCGTTCCGCACTGGCGCGACGGTGGCGACCGCGCTGTTCATCGGCCTGATCATCGGGCCGCGCTTCATCGGCTGGCTGCGCGTCCGCCAGGGCAAGGGGCAGCCGATCCGCGCCGACGGGCCGCAGACCCACCTCGCCAAGCGCGGCACGCCGACCATGGGCGGGCTGATGATCCTGACCAGCATGACGCTATCCATCCTGATCTGGATGAACGTCTTCAACCCGTTCGTCTGGGCGTGCCTGTTCGTGACGCTCGGGTTCGGCGCGATCGGCTTCCTCGACGATTACGACAAGGTGCGGAAGGCCTCGACGGCGGGTGTGTCTGGCAAGACCCGGCTGCTGCTGGAGTTCGCCATTGCGGGCGTCGCGGCATGGATCATCATGGGGCAGAACGGGCCGCATCTGTACCTGCCCTTCACCTCGCGCATGTATATCGACCTGGGCTATTTCTATCCGCTGTTCGCCGCCTTCACGATCGTCGCGTTCGGCAATGCGGTGAACCTGACCGACGGGCTGGACGGCCTGGCGACCATGCCGGTCATCATCGCCAGCGTCGCGTTCATGGTCATCGTGTATCTGGCCGGTAACGTGAAGTTCGCCGATTATCTGGGCATCCCGCATGTGCCGGGCGCAGGCGAGTTGGCGATCTTCTGCGGCGCGGTGGTCGGGGCGGGCCTTGCCTTCCTCTGGTTCAATGCCCCACCGGCGGCGGTATTCATGGGCGACACCGGCAGCCTGGCCTTGGGCGGCGCGCTCGGCACCATCGCAGTGGTCGCGCATCACGAGATCGTGCTGGGCATCATCGGCGGCCTGTTCGTGGTCGAGGCGATGTCGGTCATCATCCAGGTCTTCTTCTACAAGCGGACAGGCAAGCGCGTGTTCCGCATGGCGCCGATCCACCATCACTTCGAACAGCTCGGCTGGTCGGAGCCGACCGTGGTGATCCGTTTCTGGATCATCGCCTTCGTGCTGGCGCTGGCGGGCTTGTCGACGTTGAAGCTGCGATGA
- the murG gene encoding undecaprenyldiphospho-muramoylpentapeptide beta-N-acetylglucosaminyltransferase: protein MSRHFVLAAGGTGGHMVPAAALAAELTRRGHRVALVSDARGVRFPGLFEDIQTHVLPAGRFSGGPVGWAKALREMWRGRAMARELYKTFRPAAVIGFGGYPAMPALLAAFAEGIPTAIHEQNAVLGRVNRLVAGKVDAIALSYEDTQRLSAKHAAKTRLIGNPVRDQVLALRSRPYPLLEEDGIFRVLVTGGSQGASILSQVVPDGLAMLPVTFRRRLQVTHQARIEDIDAVRAKYAEHEIPAELATYLPDLPEQLAWAHLVIARAGASTLAELTVAGRPAILVPLPSATDDHQTVNAREMTKAGGARTIAQGDFTPVELAKQMQKLGLDPAALENAAGRARACGRPEAASDLADLVESLDAPRMVLPVGKSQRTRNLAGAGA, encoded by the coding sequence ATGAGCCGTCACTTCGTCCTCGCCGCCGGGGGTACCGGCGGCCATATGGTTCCCGCCGCCGCGCTGGCGGCCGAGCTGACCCGGCGCGGCCACCGCGTCGCCTTGGTATCCGACGCGCGCGGCGTGCGCTTCCCGGGACTGTTCGAGGATATCCAGACCCACGTCCTGCCCGCCGGGCGCTTTTCGGGCGGGCCGGTCGGCTGGGCCAAGGCACTGCGCGAAATGTGGCGCGGCCGGGCCATGGCGCGCGAACTCTACAAGACGTTCCGCCCGGCGGCGGTGATCGGTTTCGGCGGCTATCCGGCGATGCCCGCTTTGCTGGCGGCGTTTGCGGAAGGGATTCCGACCGCCATCCACGAGCAGAACGCCGTGCTCGGCCGGGTCAACCGGCTGGTCGCGGGCAAGGTCGATGCGATCGCCCTATCCTATGAGGATACGCAGCGGCTGAGCGCCAAGCATGCGGCCAAGACCCGGCTGATCGGCAATCCGGTCCGCGATCAGGTGCTGGCGCTGCGCTCGCGCCCCTATCCACTGTTGGAAGAGGACGGTATCTTCCGCGTCCTCGTCACCGGCGGCAGCCAGGGGGCGAGCATCCTCAGCCAGGTCGTGCCCGATGGCCTCGCCATGCTGCCCGTCACCTTCCGGCGGCGCTTGCAGGTGACGCATCAGGCGCGGATCGAGGATATCGACGCGGTGCGCGCCAAATATGCCGAGCATGAGATTCCGGCCGAACTCGCCACCTATCTGCCCGACCTGCCCGAGCAGCTCGCCTGGGCGCATCTGGTGATCGCGCGGGCAGGGGCCTCGACCCTGGCCGAGCTGACGGTCGCGGGCCGCCCAGCGATCCTGGTGCCGCTGCCCTCGGCGACCGACGATCACCAGACGGTGAACGCGCGAGAGATGACGAAGGCGGGCGGCGCGCGGACCATCGCGCAGGGCGACTTCACGCCCGTGGAACTGGCGAAGCAGATGCAGAAGCTGGGCCTCGACCCGGCGGCGCTGGAGAATGCGGCGGGCCGCGCACGCGCCTGCGGACGGCCCGAGGCGGCGAGCGACCTCGCCGATCTAGTCGAAAGCCTCGACGCGCCGCGCATGGTCTTGCCGGTGGGCAAATCGCAAAGGACACGGAATTTGGCGGGAGCAGGCGCATGA
- the ftsA gene encoding cell division protein FtsA, with the protein MAKIAPEGLITALDIGSSKVSALIARKGDGGELIVLGTGQRESRGVKRGYIADMGATEAAVREAVEQAERIAGLNIENVWVGFSAGGLVSDVAEVEFELGGHQVEQGDIDALLAAGRNSIDPQGRMVLHAQPALYTLDGLTGVKKPLGLHADRLGVHIHVVAADGSPVRNLDLCVRSAHLEVKSIIAAPVATGLACLSDEERELGVALVEMGAGITNVSLFAGGMLVGLCSLPMGAADITDDVASAFGTRRQMAERMKCFHGSANASPRDNHDMIQVTPISAEDGGDTMQITKAQLIGVIRQRLEHQMGEIRKALQHLKFEGPVGRQVVLTGGGAELKGIADYAQQALGRSVRIGRPRGLTGLPDAHGGPAFATLAGLAFYAATDPIDLRSIPAVNQTVHRPSGMGLFRRLIQAAKANY; encoded by the coding sequence ATGGCAAAGATTGCGCCCGAAGGGTTGATTACCGCACTCGACATCGGGTCGTCCAAGGTCTCCGCGCTGATCGCGCGCAAGGGCGATGGCGGCGAGCTGATCGTCTTGGGAACGGGCCAGCGCGAGAGCCGGGGCGTCAAGCGCGGCTATATCGCCGATATGGGCGCGACCGAGGCGGCGGTGCGCGAGGCGGTCGAACAGGCCGAGCGGATCGCGGGCCTGAATATCGAAAATGTGTGGGTCGGCTTTTCGGCCGGTGGCCTGGTGTCCGACGTGGCCGAGGTCGAGTTCGAGCTGGGCGGCCATCAGGTCGAGCAGGGCGATATCGACGCATTGCTGGCGGCCGGGCGCAACTCGATCGACCCGCAGGGGCGCATGGTGCTGCACGCGCAGCCCGCGCTCTACACGCTCGACGGGTTGACCGGCGTGAAGAAGCCGTTGGGGCTGCACGCCGACCGGCTGGGCGTGCATATCCATGTCGTCGCGGCCGATGGCTCGCCGGTGCGCAACCTCGACCTGTGCGTCCGCTCGGCGCATCTGGAGGTAAAGTCGATCATCGCCGCCCCCGTCGCGACCGGTCTTGCCTGCCTGTCCGACGAGGAGCGCGAGCTGGGCGTCGCGCTGGTCGAGATGGGGGCGGGGATCACCAATGTCTCGCTGTTCGCAGGCGGGATGCTGGTCGGGTTGTGCTCGCTGCCGATGGGCGCGGCCGACATCACCGACGATGTGGCCTCCGCTTTCGGGACGCGGCGGCAGATGGCCGAGCGGATGAAGTGCTTTCACGGCTCGGCCAATGCCTCCCCGCGCGACAATCACGACATGATCCAGGTGACGCCCATCTCGGCCGAGGATGGCGGCGACACGATGCAGATCACCAAGGCGCAGCTGATCGGCGTGATCCGCCAGCGGCTGGAGCATCAGATGGGCGAGATCCGCAAGGCGCTCCAGCATCTGAAGTTCGAGGGGCCGGTCGGGCGTCAGGTGGTGCTGACCGGCGGCGGCGCAGAGCTGAAGGGCATCGCGGATTACGCGCAGCAGGCGCTGGGCCGCTCGGTCCGCATCGGCCGACCGCGTGGGCTGACCGGACTGCCCGATGCGCATGGCGGACCGGCTTTCGCGACGCTCGCGGGGCTGGCTTTCTATGCCGCGACCGACCCGATCGACCTGCGCAGCATCCCCGCGGTGAACCAGACGGTACACCGGCCGAGCGGCATGGGGCTGTTCCGACGGCTGATTCAGGCGGCGAAGGCAAATTATTAA